The following proteins come from a genomic window of Brevibacillus antibioticus:
- a CDS encoding sigma-70 family RNA polymerase sigma factor encodes MQYQAKKISTRELPIIENICGQNQMASVDSKLHLEEMLNSLPDKARFIIEQVVINGVPEEIVAQHLGISQQGVNKYKRKYLGILRKKLESNPQAVKS; translated from the coding sequence TTGCAGTATCAAGCAAAGAAGATTTCCACCCGAGAGCTTCCGATCATAGAAAATATCTGTGGGCAGAATCAGATGGCTTCTGTAGATTCTAAGTTACACTTAGAAGAAATGTTGAATTCCCTTCCAGATAAAGCAAGATTTATTATTGAGCAAGTAGTGATCAATGGAGTTCCAGAAGAAATAGTTGCACAGCATTTAGGCATATCTCAACAAGGCGTAAACAAATACAAACGGAAATATTTAGGGATACTTCGAAAAAAACTAGAGTCTAACCCACAAGCAGTTAAGTCGTAG
- a CDS encoding lysozyme — protein sequence MSKFSLGTDGANLIKKHEGFSLKFYGDPKGYPTVGWGHLITDTKTYTKNTTGNPNDSLLSQAQADALSNSLKLGYTSPISQSKADSFFTSDTAKAVKAVNDLELPTGCQFTQSQFDALVSLAFNAGPGVLKTPDVEAMLAHALIYPFIGPITSAQSDNCSKLVSKAFSYDKNLKTRRNEEVTLFCKGMPYT from the coding sequence ATGTCAAAATTTTCTTTAGGCACAGATGGAGCAAACCTTATCAAAAAACATGAGGGATTTTCCTTGAAATTTTATGGAGATCCTAAAGGGTATCCAACAGTTGGATGGGGACATTTGATTACAGACACTAAAACATATACTAAAAATACAACAGGTAATCCAAATGATTCTCTTCTATCCCAAGCACAAGCTGATGCTCTATCAAACTCTTTAAAACTAGGTTATACTTCACCAATTTCTCAGTCTAAGGCAGATTCTTTTTTTACTAGTGATACTGCAAAGGCTGTAAAGGCAGTAAATGATTTAGAACTTCCTACAGGTTGTCAATTTACACAATCTCAGTTTGATGCACTTGTTTCGCTCGCTTTTAATGCAGGTCCTGGGGTGCTAAAAACCCCAGATGTAGAAGCTATGCTTGCCCATGCGTTGATATATCCTTTTATTGGCCCAATTACATCAGCTCAAAGTGATAATTGTTCAAAATTAGTCAGCAAAGCATTTTCATATGATAAAAATTTGAAAACAAGAAGAAATGAAGAAGTAACTTTATTTTGTAAAGGCATGCCATATACATAA